GGATTGATCAGTGACTGCTGCTTCATCTGAGGCGCCCGGCGTTGGCATGCCGAGCGTGCGGGATCGAAAACAGAACGGACCAAAGAAAAGAAAATAATTGCGCTCAGAATAAGGAATAACGCAACGTTGAATCCACTAAAGTACGGAGTGCCTGTTCTGCGCATGGGAGACTCTCCTTTATATGAGGGCCCTGCAACGCTTCGCTGCTTCCCCCTCGCCTCTATGCTCAGGGGACGCATGGGGCCAACCCGGTGTCAACGCAAAATCGCCAAAACGTTCCGTTTAAAGTAAGTAAGCAATTACTTACTTTAAGGATTGTATCTCTGCGGAACCGGGAAAATCCAGCCCTTGAAAGTAAAATTTTGTTTTCGTTTCCTGGGAGAAAATTTAGTTGAAAACTTTCAGCGTTCTTTCAGAAAAGGGTGGTACCGCGGGTCATACAGGCGTGACCCGCAGGCTCATATCCACCGCTTGCGAGGAGTGGGTGAGCGCACCCACCGAGATATAATCCACGCCGGTTTCCGCATAGCTGCGGACATTCTCCAGGGTTATCCCGCCCGAACACTCGAGCGGGACGCGGCGCGTATGCCGCTGCACGCGCTGCACGCACTCGGCCACCGTCTCCGGGGTCATGTTGTCCAGCAAAATGGCCTCTGCTCCGTGCTGCAAGGCCTCTTCCAATTGCTCCGGGTTACGTACTTCGATCTCAATCGGCTGTGCACCACGGCGGTTTTTGAGCGCCAGTTCCAGCACGGCGGCAATCCCGCCCGCAACTGCGATGTGATTGTTCTTGATCAGCACCCCGCCGGAAAGATCGAGCCGGTGATTCAGTCCGCCGCCGCAGCGCACCGCATATTTATCCAGCGTGCGTAGACCGGGCACGGTCTTGCGCGTATCCAGGATGCGCGCATGCGTGCCGGCGATGGCCTCTACAAATTTTTTGGTCATGGTGGCGATTCCGCTCATGCGTTGCAGCACATTCAGGATGACGCGCTCGCAGGAAAGGATAATGCGCGCGTTGTGCCGCACCACCGCCACCTGCTGCCCCCGGTGCAGGCGCACGCCGTCGAAAATCTCAGGGTGGCAAGTCACCTCTGCGTGCGAGACCACCGTGCCATCAAGCTGGGCAAAGACATCGAAGATGCGGGCCACCGCTCCGATGCCGGCCAGCACGCAATCCTGTTTGGCCAGAATTGTTCCTGTGGCGCGCTGGTGAGCATCAATGCAGGCGTAAGTCGTCGCATCGCGTATGGCGCTGTCTTCGCGCAACGCGTTTTCCAGGATCGCGGTGAGTCTTCGACTGTTCCAATCCATGCTTTAGCTGCCGGCTTCTAACGTCCGCTAGCTCCAAAGGGTTATTGGTGAAAATACCACAAGATCGTTACAAGCCATAGACGCAGTGGGACATTGACCGCTAGGCAACACTGGCCAGCAAATAAGACTTAATGGAACACATATCCTCTTTGTCGTAATGAGAGAAACTTTTGTGAATGCGAAACCCATTGCGAAGCGCCATAAGGCTTGGCTGGTCAACCTCGACGTATTGTCGTCTGATTTCAAATCCAGTATCACAAAGGATCCGGACGTAGTCGCTCGCACGAAGCCGGTTGCAGTAAGCGAACTGGTTGCCGCCAATGAGCCGCCACATTCTGTCAGAATAACGCAAGAAGTTGATTTTGGTTATGGAGCTGTCGTGATGCTGAAAATGATCGCTGGGATCAATGAAGTGAATTGCCACTCCAGAGGACCGGAGAATTCGTCGAGCCTCTCTCATGATCGCAGTAATTGAGTCCTGCGGAATGTGCTCAAACGTGGAAAAGGAGAAATGCACGTCAACGCTCTGCTCCGGAAGTCCGGAGGCCGCTGCGTCAGCCGGCGACTTATACACGATATTGGCAGCTTTTAAAAATCCTTGAGGATCAGAGCGCATCCTGACCAGCACGTCCAGCCGGTCGCCGGCATGAGGGTACATGGATGCAACTGCATCTCTATTGGCAGTGATCCAGGCAAGGGCTTTTTTCACTAAATGGATATCCAAGCGAGGGAAAAGATCGTAGGTAAATACCTTTTCTGCACCTGAAAGGTAGAAACCGATGGGAATCCAGGAAATATGTCCGGTGCCGACCTCAAAGAGTGTTTTTCCAGCAACACCCCCATAAGGAGCAAGCCATTGCGCCATTTCCAACTGATTGACAAGGCGCGTATGCGATGACAGGTCAAGCCGCCCAAAACGCTTCTGCAGGAAGCGGTAGAAATGTGGCCCCATGGGCGCAACGCTGGAAACACCAGCAACCACGGCCTTAAACTTCCAGTTCATGAATGGTCGGATTCTACTTTATGTATGTTAAGGGACGGCAAAAGAGAACTGGTCAAGAGCACAACAATGCCTACTGCAATTCATCCAATGCCTGCTGTGTCTTCTTGATGAGCACATCCAACTCGGCCTTGCGTTTGCGTAGGCTCTCCACCACACTTGGTGGCGCTTTGCGTAGAAACCCTTCGTTGCTCAATTGCCGTTCGGCGTTGCTGCGTTCGGTCTCAAGTCGCGTCAGCTCTTTGCGCAGGCGTTCACGCTCGGCAGCGACGTCAACTTTCTTTTCGTAAACCACGGCGACCTCAAAGCGCGCGGTACTGCGCGCCGAAGGGGCTTTGGCCAGCGACTCTCCGGTGAATTCAATGGATTCCACATTGGCCAGCTTTTCGATGACGGTGCGGTTCTGCTCGAAGCTCTTTTGCACTTCAGCAACAGAGAAAATCCTGACTGGAACGCGCTGCTTGGGTTCTACCTTCAGCTCCGCCCGGATATTGCGTATGTTCACGATCAGATCCTGCAAGATGGCCATCTCGGTCTCGGCGGCGTCATCGAGCAAATTGGCCTCGGCTTTCGGATAACTCGCCAGCGCAATGGATTTCTTCGGGGTTTTGCCATCATAGAGCGCGTGCCACAGTTCTTCTGTGAGAAAGGGCATAAACGGCGAGAGCATCCGCAAGGAAGTCTCAAAGACCGCCAGCAGGTTATCAAAGGCAACGCGTGTTTGCCCTTTTTCTGCTTCGCCGGAATCTTGGCCGGCGGTCAGACAGAGCTTGGCAATCTCTATATACCAATCACAGAACTCGCCCCAGAAGAACTGATAAATTTCATTGGCGGCGTCGTGGAAGCGATAGTTTTCCAGCGCAGCTTTCAAATTTTGCGACACACGGTTCAGGCGCGAGAGTATCCAGCGGTCTTCCAGTGTATTCAGCGTGCTGGGCTGCGGCGTAGCCAGTCCACGTGCAGATTTGTTCTGAAAGTCGCTGAGCCGCCACACTCCGGCAGCCTCGGCGCGTTCGACGTTCATAAAAATAAATCGCGCCGCGTTCCAGATCTTGTTAGCAAAGGCGCGGTAGCCCTCAGTGCGGGCCTCGTTGAAGGCGATGTCCGTTCCCGGGGAGGCCATGGCGGCCAAGGTGAAGCGCACCGCATCGGTGCCGTATTTTTCCGTGATCTCGATAGGGTCAACCACGTTGCCCTTCACCTTCGACATCTTCTGGCGCTCGGCGTCGAGTACCAGGGCGTGAATGTAAACTTCCCGAAACGGTACATTACCCTGCAGATGATCTTTCATGAAGTGGCAGCCCATCATGATCATGCGCTCCACCCAGAAGAACAGAATATCGAAGCCGGTGATCAGCAATGAAGTCGGATAAAACGCCGCCAGCTCCTGCTTTGTCTTCTCATCCTGCGAAGGCCAGCCGAAGGCGGTAAAGGGAAGCAGCGCGGAAGAGAACCATGTATCGAGTACATCGATGTCTTGCTGCAGGCGTTGGCTGCCACACTTGGGACACTGGGTTGGAGCTTCGCGGGCAACCGTGATCTCTTTGCAATCGGCGCAGTGCCAGGCCGGAATGCGATGGCCCCACCACAGTTGCCGCGAGATGCACCAGTCGTAGATGTTCTCCATCCAGTTCAGGTAAATCTGCTTGTAATTCTCGGGCGTGAAGCGTACGTCGCCGCGCAGCACCGGATCGGTCGCGCCCTGCGCCAGGCTCACGCCGCCACTTTTGGGCTGCTTATGCACCGCTACGAACCACTGCGTTGAAAGCCGCGGCTCGACGATGGTCTTACAGCGGTCACATCTGCCCAGGGCCAGCGCGTGGTCCTCCACGGCTACTAAGAAGCCGCCTTGCTGTAGATCTGCCAGCACTTTTTCGCGCGCCGCAAAGCGATCGAGGCCCGCGTACGGCCCGGCATTGGCGTTCATGTGCGCGGTCTCATCCATCACATCAATCTGCGGCAGGTTGTGGCGCAGCCCTGCCTGAAAGTCGTTAGGATCGTGCGCCGGCGTTACCTTCACCGCGCCGGTGCCAAACTCAGGATTGGCCAGATCGTCGAGGATGATTGGGATTTCACGCTCCATCAGTGGCAGCAACGCTTTTTTACCATGAAGATGCTTGTAGCGCTCATCCCTGGCGTTGACGGCAACGGCTGTATCGCCCAGCATGGTCTCGGGACGCGTGGTCGCCACGGTAACAAATTCTTCACTTCCTGCATCTTTGCTTCCCACAATGGGATAGCGAATCTCGTAGATCTTTCCCGCGGTCTCTTCGTGCTTCACTTCGAGATCCGAGATCGCCGTCATACAGCGCGGGCACCAGTTCACGATGTACTTGCCGCGATAGATCAGGCCCTCTTCATAGAGGCGCACAAAAACTTCGCGCACCGCAACGTTGAGCCTTTCTTCCATGGTGAAGTACTCGCGCGACCAATCCACCGAGTCGCCCAGGCGCTTCATCTGCTTAAGGATGACCCCGCCGTAATGCTCGCGCCACTGCCACACGCGTTCAACAAATTTCTCGCGACCTAGATCTTTCCGCTTCACGCCTTCGCTGGCGAGCTGGCGCTCCACCATCAACTGCGTGGCAATGCCGGCGTGGTCGGTCCCTGGCAGCCACACCGTGCAGTACCCCGACATGCGCCGCCAGCGGATGATGATGTCCGTCTCGGTGTGCTCGAACATGTGCCCCATGTGCAGGTGCCCGGTGACATTCGGCGGCGGCAGCAGCAGGGTGAACACAGACTGGCCTTGTGAAGGCGGCCCGCTCACGGAGAACAGGTTTTCTTTCACCCAGTATTCGGCCCATCGTGTTTCAATTGCACCCGGGTTGTAGGCTTTCGCCAGTTCGTGTGGCATAGGGATAACAGGCAAGGCGCAGTCGTCTACGCCTCACACAGGTGAATTATTCAGAATAACTGTCAGAGGAAAAGATGGTCAAACGGGAACAGCTCCAAGCTTCAAGGAGAAAACTCACCGCGGATTCCACGAATCACGCGGATTTAGTAATTTCACCGCGGAGGCGCTGAGAGTCCTTATCTCAAACGGAAGTTCATAGAGACCTGGCTTTCCATTTCTACAGCGTTGCCATCCACTATGTAGGGCTTAAAGCGCCACTGGCGCACAGCTTCTTCCGCTCCTCGGACCAACAGCGCTGGTCCGCTCACCACTTTGACTTCCTGCAATCCGCCTCGGCCATCCACGATGATATCGAGCACAACCATTCCTTCCACGCCTGCGGTCTTGGCAATGAGCGGATACAGCGGCTGGCTCTTGTGGGTGACGTATTCATCGAGCACTGCGGCTGAAACATGCACTCGCATAGGCGCACCCGCACTCGGTGTGCTTGGCGTGCTGATAGGAGGCGGCGGAGTATTCATGGCAGCCGTGACTGTCGGGGTTGGAGTTGGGATTGGAGTCGGGGTCGGTTCGGCTCTGGGAGGTTCCATAACCGGTTGCGTCACGGGTTGGCTCACAACTGGGGCAGGAGCTTGCACAGCGGCTGTGGTGGTGGTTGTCGTTGCTGCAGAAGCCGTCACATAGGCCGGAGTTGGCGCTGGCCTGGCGGTTGGTGGCGGCGTGTAGCTTGGTGCTGGCGCTGGGGTACTTGCAACCGGAGTCGGCGTCGGTTCTGCTCGAGGCGTGCTTACCACCACGGGTTGCGCTGCCGGGTGGCCGATCACCGTCGAAGGCGCCTGCGTTCTGGTTGCTGCCGGTGTTTCGTAGGTCGCGCGTGCTGGCGCATGCGCGGCCTGGATTACTGTCGAAGGAGCGGTCTGCCGTGTGGGAGCTGAAGTGTTGGCCGTAGCCGGGGTTACAGACCTTTGCGTTGCAGGCGCGGTTCTTGTCGTATTCGAGGCAGTACTAACCGGAAAAGAGGTGACCGGTGCGCTGGCAACCATACCACTTTCAGCCGCTGTTTGAACCGCAACTGTGTCAGGGGTACTCGAGGCAACCGTGCTCAGTGAGACCTCTGCCGTGGGCACTTCCGACGCCGCGCTGGAGACTTCAGCAGCAGCAGTCTTGCGCGAGGTCGTTTTCGCCGGTGTGGGTCTAGACTGCGTCTCTGCGGCCCGGTTTTCCGTTGTTCCTGCCGGCAAGACTGCGCTAGGCGCTTGCATGGTTGTAGTCGGCGGCGCTGGCGGCGTTGAAATCGTTGCAACTACGGTAGGCTCAGCTTGGGTTTGCGGCTGGATCGCCACCGGGCGCGCCGGGGCATTGGCCATCAGGCCAGGTTCAAAAAAGGTGAGCGATTCCATGGTGCGCACCAAGTCATCCATATCGTCGCTGTTGGCCGCCATGAAAGAAAACGTGATGGCGTAACTCTTCAGCAAAATGCAGATTTGCGTCTGATAAAACACCGGATTACCAGGGGTCGGTTTGGACCTCATGTCCACCCGGTAGAACTGTTTGCCTCCGTAGGTAGTGAAGCGCTTGTCTGAACGCAGGGACAGCACCTCAAAAGGACCGGAAGGACCGGCCTGTGGGTTAATGGCAGCTTCCAGAAAGTCTTTGGGTGTTTTGATCACCGTGTTGGGTACCAGGTAATCAGCGTTAATGCTGAGGTAGCGAAGGTCGGTTGTGCTGGCATCCTGTGGGTTGCCCGCAAACAACGGATACATCCTGCTCTCACCCAGCGCGGGTGATCGTAACGCACTGCCGGCCCATCCTTCGGGAAAGCGATATGAAAAGCCGAAATAGCCATTGACATAGCGCCGTCCGTTGAGCGCGCCATAGTCAGCACGGAAATCGGAATCCTGCGCCAGCACGGGCGCAGCGGTAAATACCAATACCATTAAAACCGGCAACACTAAGAGCCGTTTCACGGGGTGCCTCCTCACAACAGCATGTACCTACCTGAATTCCGCTCGGGCGTGAAAAGCAGTAGATGGGGGGAGAAACTGCTCAAACGTCTTTTTTAATCCGAGTGGCCTGCGGAGATTACATAACACTATATACCTTAAAAAATTATGTTTTCAAGTCGAAGGACGTGGTGGCCGCTTCTGTTTATAGTAACTATTCATATTACTTATGCACGATTCGGCAGACCATACGTACAACTAACTTTCATTGTAAGAGTTTAAAGCCCTCATTTTATAGCTCTTACCCCCCCGCCGGGCGCCGTTCCGGGTTGGCGAAATGCCGGACTGTCGCATACAGCTCTTCTGAGGAAAACGGCTTCGCCAGATAGCCATCCATGCCTGAAGCCAGAAAACGTTCACGGTCGCCCAGCATAGCGCTGGCCGAGAGAGAAACAATCGTGGTCCTTCTCCGGTGGCCCGCGCTTTCGCGCGAACGAATCTGGCGTACCGCCTCTACTCCATCCATTACCGGCATCTGGTCGTCCATGAGGATAAGGTCAAACTCTCCTGTCTCCCAGGCCTGCAAAGCTGCCAGTCCGGTGGATACGACGCTGACCTTATGGCCGCGCCGGGAGAGAAGTTTCGCCGCCAGCACCTGGTTGGCGGGATTATCCTCGGCCAGCAGGATCCGCACCGGAACTTCGGGTTCGACCGGAGCCACCGGACGCATCGGTAAATCTCGCTCCTTTCCTATGGCGAAGCTGCAGGCGAATTGGAAGGTACTGCCCACGTGGGGCGTGCTCTCCATCGAAAGATGACCGCCCATCAACTGCGAAAGTTGGGAGCAGATTGCCAAGCCAAGGCCGGTTCCTCCGAACCGCCGGGTTACTCCGCTGTCGGCTTGAGCGAACGCCTCGAAGATATGCTTTTGGTCTGCTTCTGAAATGCCGATGCCTGTGTCAGTAACCCGAAAGATCAAACTCACCTGGTCTTGAGCGCCGGCCAAACCTGACTCGGCTCGCGCAACCTGCAGCTTCACCGATCCGGCCACGGTAAACTTGGCGGCATTACCCACCAGATTGATCAGCACCTGGCGAAGACGCGTGGGGTCGCCGACCAGCAGATCAGGCACGTTGTCGGTAACTTGACACTCCAAAACCAATCCCTTGGTGAGCGCCTGGGGAAGAACCAGCTTACAGACGTCATCCACGGCCCGGCGGAGAGAAAAAGGGATGTTCTCCAGAGTCAACTTTCCAGCATCAATCTTGGAAAAATCGAGAATGTCGTTGAGAACCGCCAGCAACCCTTCGGCACAACTCTGTAAGGTCTTAATGTATTCGCGGGATTCCTCCGGCGTTTCCGAATCAATTGCCAGTTGCGCCATACCGAGGATGCCATGCATTGGAGTGCGGATCTCGTGGCTCATGTTGGCCAGAAACTGGCCTTTGGCGCGATTCGCAGACTCAGCCGCCGTCTTGGCCACTTCCAGCTCACGCGCTCTTGCGCTTTCCAGGGCGCGGTCGCGCAACTGCTGCCAGTACACCGTGTGCATCT
This genomic window from Terriglobales bacterium contains:
- a CDS encoding ATP-binding protein, with translation MSASQQSFPTDFSDGRKDRLSPELVREAHLDLAARLGYGVYGYALIFIALGITSPYPTEHPKLFWSLAAAVFLAMGTRVTLALLRERIYAAHPRLSMGLVTLSILLGSGASGLLYVSTLRSYGFENWTFVIVLLWTAGIVAGSGISFAPNVKLLALHVALLLGPVTIQSLLMGGAQANTFATFCLGLSFFMALVGRQMHTVYWQQLRDRALESARARELEVAKTAAESANRAKGQFLANMSHEIRTPMHGILGMAQLAIDSETPEESREYIKTLQSCAEGLLAVLNDILDFSKIDAGKLTLENIPFSLRRAVDDVCKLVLPQALTKGLVLECQVTDNVPDLLVGDPTRLRQVLINLVGNAAKFTVAGSVKLQVARAESGLAGAQDQVSLIFRVTDTGIGISEADQKHIFEAFAQADSGVTRRFGGTGLGLAICSQLSQLMGGHLSMESTPHVGSTFQFACSFAIGKERDLPMRPVAPVEPEVPVRILLAEDNPANQVLAAKLLSRRGHKVSVVSTGLAALQAWETGEFDLILMDDQMPVMDGVEAVRQIRSRESAGHRRRTTIVSLSASAMLGDRERFLASGMDGYLAKPFSSEELYATVRHFANPERRPAGG
- a CDS encoding TonB family protein, with the protein product MKRLLVLPVLMVLVFTAAPVLAQDSDFRADYGALNGRRYVNGYFGFSYRFPEGWAGSALRSPALGESRMYPLFAGNPQDASTTDLRYLSINADYLVPNTVIKTPKDFLEAAINPQAGPSGPFEVLSLRSDKRFTTYGGKQFYRVDMRSKPTPGNPVFYQTQICILLKSYAITFSFMAANSDDMDDLVRTMESLTFFEPGLMANAPARPVAIQPQTQAEPTVVATISTPPAPPTTTMQAPSAVLPAGTTENRAAETQSRPTPAKTTSRKTAAAEVSSAASEVPTAEVSLSTVASSTPDTVAVQTAAESGMVASAPVTSFPVSTASNTTRTAPATQRSVTPATANTSAPTRQTAPSTVIQAAHAPARATYETPAATRTQAPSTVIGHPAAQPVVVSTPRAEPTPTPVASTPAPAPSYTPPPTARPAPTPAYVTASAATTTTTTAAVQAPAPVVSQPVTQPVMEPPRAEPTPTPIPTPTPTVTAAMNTPPPPISTPSTPSAGAPMRVHVSAAVLDEYVTHKSQPLYPLIAKTAGVEGMVVLDIIVDGRGGLQEVKVVSGPALLVRGAEEAVRQWRFKPYIVDGNAVEMESQVSMNFRLR
- a CDS encoding valine--tRNA ligase, which translates into the protein MPVIPMPHELAKAYNPGAIETRWAEYWVKENLFSVSGPPSQGQSVFTLLLPPPNVTGHLHMGHMFEHTETDIIIRWRRMSGYCTVWLPGTDHAGIATQLMVERQLASEGVKRKDLGREKFVERVWQWREHYGGVILKQMKRLGDSVDWSREYFTMEERLNVAVREVFVRLYEEGLIYRGKYIVNWCPRCMTAISDLEVKHEETAGKIYEIRYPIVGSKDAGSEEFVTVATTRPETMLGDTAVAVNARDERYKHLHGKKALLPLMEREIPIILDDLANPEFGTGAVKVTPAHDPNDFQAGLRHNLPQIDVMDETAHMNANAGPYAGLDRFAAREKVLADLQQGGFLVAVEDHALALGRCDRCKTIVEPRLSTQWFVAVHKQPKSGGVSLAQGATDPVLRGDVRFTPENYKQIYLNWMENIYDWCISRQLWWGHRIPAWHCADCKEITVAREAPTQCPKCGSQRLQQDIDVLDTWFSSALLPFTAFGWPSQDEKTKQELAAFYPTSLLITGFDILFFWVERMIMMGCHFMKDHLQGNVPFREVYIHALVLDAERQKMSKVKGNVVDPIEITEKYGTDAVRFTLAAMASPGTDIAFNEARTEGYRAFANKIWNAARFIFMNVERAEAAGVWRLSDFQNKSARGLATPQPSTLNTLEDRWILSRLNRVSQNLKAALENYRFHDAANEIYQFFWGEFCDWYIEIAKLCLTAGQDSGEAEKGQTRVAFDNLLAVFETSLRMLSPFMPFLTEELWHALYDGKTPKKSIALASYPKAEANLLDDAAETEMAILQDLIVNIRNIRAELKVEPKQRVPVRIFSVAEVQKSFEQNRTVIEKLANVESIEFTGESLAKAPSARSTARFEVAVVYEKKVDVAAERERLRKELTRLETERSNAERQLSNEGFLRKAPPSVVESLRKRKAELDVLIKKTQQALDELQ
- a CDS encoding methyltransferase domain-containing protein codes for the protein MNWKFKAVVAGVSSVAPMGPHFYRFLQKRFGRLDLSSHTRLVNQLEMAQWLAPYGGVAGKTLFEVGTGHISWIPIGFYLSGAEKVFTYDLFPRLDIHLVKKALAWITANRDAVASMYPHAGDRLDVLVRMRSDPQGFLKAANIVYKSPADAAASGLPEQSVDVHFSFSTFEHIPQDSITAIMREARRILRSSGVAIHFIDPSDHFQHHDSSITKINFLRYSDRMWRLIGGNQFAYCNRLRASDYVRILCDTGFEIRRQYVEVDQPSLMALRNGFRIHKSFSHYDKEDMCSIKSYLLASVA
- the nadC gene encoding carboxylating nicotinate-nucleotide diphosphorylase — its product is MDWNSRRLTAILENALREDSAIRDATTYACIDAHQRATGTILAKQDCVLAGIGAVARIFDVFAQLDGTVVSHAEVTCHPEIFDGVRLHRGQQVAVVRHNARIILSCERVILNVLQRMSGIATMTKKFVEAIAGTHARILDTRKTVPGLRTLDKYAVRCGGGLNHRLDLSGGVLIKNNHIAVAGGIAAVLELALKNRRGAQPIEIEVRNPEQLEEALQHGAEAILLDNMTPETVAECVQRVQRHTRRVPLECSGGITLENVRSYAETGVDYISVGALTHSSQAVDMSLRVTPV